A DNA window from Brachionichthys hirsutus isolate HB-005 chromosome 10, CSIRO-AGI_Bhir_v1, whole genome shotgun sequence contains the following coding sequences:
- the LOC137900744 gene encoding serine/threonine-protein kinase TAO1-like — translation MPTSARAGSLKDPDVSELFFKEDPEKLFSDLREIGHGSFGAVYFARDVRTNEVVAIKKMSYNGKQSNEKWQDIVKEVKFLQRIRHPNSIEYKGCYLREHTAWLVMEYCLGSASDLLEVHKKPLQELEIAAITHGALQGLAYLHSHNMIHRDVKAGNILLTEPGLVKLADFGSASIASPANSFVGTPYWMAPEVILAMDEGQYDGKVDVWSLGITCIELAERKPPLFNMNAMSALYHIAQNESPTLQSSEWTDYFRNFIDSCLQKIPQDRPHSDDMLGHAFLQRERPDSVLMDLIQRTKDAVRELDNLQYRKMKKILLQEAHNGPTTEVADGDDELEPGGGRTGTVNSIGSNQSIPSMSISASSQSSSVNSLNEAAQDSRSELDLMEGDHTVMSNSSVIHLKPEEEESFSGEQAATSEPSETQPAPAQGPRKHYRNREHFATIRTASLVTREMQEHEQDSELREQMSGYKRMRRQHQKHLMALENKLKGEMDEHRLRLDKELESQRSNFTQEMEKLLKKHQAALDKDLKTFTSDEKKFQQHIQVQQKKELSSFLESQKREYKLRKEQLKEELSENQSTPKKEKQEWLSKQKENIQHFQAEEEANLLRRQRQYLELECRRYKRRILIARHNVEQDLAREELNKRQTQKDLEHAMLLRHHESMQELEFRHLGTIQKARAELIRTQHQTELTNQLEYNKRRERELRRKHVMEVRQQPKSLKSKELQIKKLFQETCKTQTRQYKALRNHLLENTPKSDHKAVLKRLKEEQTRKLAILAEQYDHSINEMLSTQALRLDEAQEGECQVLRMQLQQELELLNAYQSKIKMQTDAQHDKERKELEQRVSLRRALLEQKIEEEMLALQNERLERIRSLLERQAREIEAFDSESMRLGFSNMVLTNLAPDSQGGCGGGSGGGLGARGGGHWPAGGGGGSHHSHHHQGGSSSQQPWGHPMLAGGPPPWSLHHPGGASQRGSGGGAGGVRNSPQAMRRTPSGGRNEQGMSRSTSITSQISNGSHLSYT, via the exons ATGCCCACCTCTGCAAGGGCGGGGAGCCTAAAGGATCCAGATGTGTCTGAGCTTTTCTTCAAAGAAGACCCAGAGAAGCTTTTCTCTGACCTCCGAGAGATTGGCCATGGCAGCTTTGGCGCTGTCTACTTT GCACGAGACGTGCGCACAAATGAGGTCGTGGCAATCAAAAAGATGTCTTACAATGGCAAGCAGTCAAATGAG AAATGGCAGGATATTGTAAAGGAGGTGAAGTTTCTGCAGAGGATCCGACACCCAAATAGTATTGAATACAAAGGATGTTACCTGCGCGAGCACACGGCATGG CTGGTGATGGAGTACTGCCTTGGCTCAGCCTCCGATCTGCTAGAAG ttcATAAAAAACCTTTACAGGAATTAGAGATCGCTGCCATTACGCATGGCGCTCTGCAGGGGCTGGCTTACCTTCACTCCCACAATATGATCCACAG AGATGTAAAGGCCGGTAATATTCTGCTGACTGAACCCGGGCTGGTCAAACTGGCTGACTTCGGCTCCGCCTCCATTGCCTCACCCGCCAACTCCTTCGTTGGGACGCCATATTG GATGGCCCCAGAGGTGATTTTAGCAATGGACGAGGGTCAGTATGATGGGAAAGTGGATGTCTGGTCCTTAGGCATCACCTGTATAGAATTAG CGGAGAGGAAGCCTCCCTTGTTTAACATGAATGCAATGAGTGCCTTATACCACATAGCGCAGAATGAGAGCCCGACACTCCAGTCCAGTGAATG GACGGATTACTTTCGAAACTTTATCGATTCTTGCCTGCAGAAAATCCCCCAGGACAGACCGCACTCTGACGACATGCTGGGC cATGCGTTTCTGCAGCGTGAGCGTCCAGACTCCGTCCTGATGGATCTTATTCAGAGGACCAAGGACGCAGTCCGAGAGTTGGACAACTTGCAGTACCGTAAGATGAAGAAGATCCTTCTTCAGGAGGCCCACAACGGACCCACAACAGAAGTTGCAGATGGAGAtgat GAGCTGGAGCCCGGTGGAGGTCGGACAGGAACTGTGAACAGCATCGGCAGCAATCAGTCAATCCCGAGCATGTCCATCAGTGCCAGTtcccagagcagctctgtgaACAGTCTGAATGAGGCTGCCCAGGACAGCCGCAGCGAGCTGGACCTGATGGAAGGCGACCACACGGTCATGTCCAACAGCTCCGTCATTCACCTCAAGCCG gaagaagaggagagtttCTCTGGGGAGCAGGCAGCCACCAGTGAACCCAGCGAGACGCAGCCAGCACCAGCACAGGGCCCAAGGAAGCACTACCGCAACCGAGAACACTTTGCCACCATCCGGACAGCGTCGCTT GTAACCCGTGAGATGCAAGAACATGAGCAGGACTCTGAGCTTCGGGAGCAGATGTCGGGTTACAAGCGTATGAGGCGGCAACACCAGAAGCACCTGATGGCCCTGGAGAACAAGCTGAAGGGCGAGATGGACGAGCACAGGCTGCGGCTGGACAAAGAGCTGGAGAGTCAGAGGAGCAACTTCACCCAGGAgatggagaagctgctgaagaaaCACCAGGCAGCTCTGGACAAAGAT CTGAAGACGTTCACCAGCGATGAGAAGAAGTTCCAGCAGCACATCCAGGTACAgcagaagaaggagctgagcagCTTCCTGGAGTCACAGAAGCGGGAGTACAAGCTCCGAAAGGAGCAGCTCAAGGAG GAACTCAGCGAGAACCAGTCGACTCCcaagaaggagaagcaggagtgGCTTTCCAAGCAGAAGGAGAACATCCAACACTTCCAG gcggaggaagaggccAACCTTCTCAGGAGGCAGAGGCAGTACCTGGAGCTGGAGTGCCGGCGGTACAAACGCAGGATCCTCATTGCCAGACATAACGTAGAGCAGGATCTGGCCAGAGAG GAGCTGAACAAACGGCAGACACAGAAGGACCTGGAGCACGCCATGCTGCTGAGGCACCACGAGTCCATGCAGGAGCTGGAATTCAGGCACCTCGGGACGATCCAGAAGGCACGGGCGGAGCTGATCCGGACCCAGCACCAGACGGAGCTCACAAACCAGCTGGAGTACAACAAGAGAAGGGAGAGGGAGCTGAGGCGCAAGCACGTCATGGAGGTCCGGCAGCAGCCCAAGAGCCTCAAG tCGAAGGAGCTGCAGATCAAGAAACTGTTCCAAGAGACCTGTAAAACCCAGACCAGGCAGTACAAGGCCCTCCGGAACCACTTGCTGGAGAACACGCCCAAGTCGGACCACAAGGCCGTGCTCAAGAGGCTGAAGGAAGAGCAGACGAGGAAGCTGGCCATCCTGGCGGAGCAGTACGACCACTCCATCAACGAAATGCTCTCCACACAGGCT TTGCGGCTGGATGAAGCTCAGGAGGGCGAGTGCCAGGTTCTGaggatgcagctgcagcaggagctggagctgcttaACGCCTACCAGAGCAAGATCAAGATGCAGACCGACGCTCAGCACgacaaggagaggaaggagctggagcagagggTCTCTCTGCGGAGAGCTCTGCTGGAGCAGAAA ATTGAGGAGGAAATGCTCGCCCTGCAGAACGAGCGCCTGGAGCGAATCCGCTCACTGCTTGAACGGCAGGCCAGAGAAATCGAGGCTTTCGACTCCGAGTCTATGCGACTGGGCTTCAGCAACATGGTTCTCACTAACTTGGCTCCTGATTCCCAGGGAGGCTGTGGGGggggaagtggaggaggtttGGGGGCTCGGGGGGGAGGCCACTGgcctgcaggaggtggaggaggcagCCACCACAGTCATCACCACCAGGGAGGCTCAAGttcacagcagccctggggtcaTCCCATGCTGGCTGGGGGGCCGCCGCCCTGGAGCCTCCACCACCCAGGAGGGGCCAGTCAGAGGGGGAGTGGCGGAGGGGCGGGAGGGGTGAGGAACAGCCCACAGGCTATGAGGAGGACGCCTTCAGGGGGGAGGAATGAACAGGGCATGAGCAGGAGTACCAGCATCACCTCTCAGATATCCAACGGATCCCACCTGTCGTAcacctaa
- the coro6 gene encoding coronin-6 produces the protein MSRSIVRQSKFRHVFGQTVKAEHCYEDIRVSKVTWDSSFCAVNPKFLAVIVESSGGGAFLVLPISKTGRVDKNYPLVIGHSGPVLDIDWCPHDDNILASCSEDCTAMVWQIPDHTLTRPISDPVVVLEGHSKRVGIVTWHPTARNILLTAGSDNLVIIWNVGTGEPLVSMDDHPDLIYSISWNRNGSLFCTTCKDRRLRVCDPRKREVVAERLAPHEGIRPMRAIFTRDGNIFTTGFTRMSQRELGLWDPTNFEEPIAVLELDTSNGVLLPYYDVDANMVYLSGKGDSSIRYFEITEEPPYVHYLSTFSSKEPQRGMGFMPKRGVDVSKCEIARLFKLLDKKCEPITMTVPRKSDLFQDDLYPDTAGPDPSMEPEEWLDGRDEDPILISMRGGYVPPKSRELKVARKNVLDSKPTTRRSMATLESDSLSPQLLERLLEEIQNLKATVLSQEKRICDLENKLSQYTNGTD, from the exons ATGAGTCGCAGCATCGTGCGGCAGAGTAAGTTTCGCCACGTCTTTGGACAGACGGTTAAGGCTGAGCATTGTTACGAAGACATTCGTGTTTCCAAGGTGACGTGGGACAGCTCCTTCTGCGCTGTCAACCCAAAGTTCCTTGCGGTCATCGTTGAAtccagtggaggaggagcattCCTGGTCTTGCCCATTTCGAAG ACGGGTCGTGTGGACAAGAACTACCCGCTGGTCATCGGCCACTCTGGACCCGTCCTCGATATCGACTGGTGTCCTCATGACGACAACATCCTGGCCAGCTGCTCAGAGGATTGTACTGCAatg GTGTGGCAGATCCCAGATCACACGCTGACCCGCCCCATCTCCGACCCGGTCGTGGTCCTGGAGGGACACTCCAAACGGGTCGGCATCGTCACCTGGCACCCCACCGCACGCAACATACTCCTCACTGCGG GCAGTGATAATCTGGTCATAATCTGGAACGTGGGGACAGGGGAGCCCCTCGTCTCCATGGACGACCACCCAGACCTCATCTACAGCATCAGCTGGAACCGGAACGGCAGCTTGTTTTGTACCACCTGTAAGGACCGACGCCTTCGTGTCTGTGACCCCCGCAAGAGGGAGGTGGTCGCA GAACGTCTGGCGCCGCACGAAGGGATACGACCGATGAGAGCCATCTTCACCAGGGATGGAAACATCTTCACCACAGGATTCACCAGGATGAGTCAGCGAGAGCTGGGGCTCTGGGACCCG ACAAACTTTGAGGAGCCGATTGCAGTGCTGGAGCTGGACACAAGCAACGGAGTGTTGTTGCCTTATTATGATGTGGATGCAAACATGGTCTACCTCTCTGGAAAG GGGGACAGCAGTATCCGGTACTTTGAGATCACAGAGGAGCCTCCGTATGTCCACTACCTCAGCACCTTCAGCAGTAAGGAGCCCCAGCGAGGGATGGGCTTCATGCCCAAGCGAGGGGTGGACGTCAGTAAATGTGAGATCGCTAG GCTATTCAAGCTTCTAGACAAGAAGTGTGAACCCATCACCATGACGGTGCCCAGAAAA TCGGACCTCTTCCAGGATGACTTGTACCCGGACACGGCGGGGCCCGATCCATCCATGGAGCCTGAAGAGTGGCTCGACGGTCGTGATGAGGATCCCATTTTGATATCCATGAGAGGGGGCTACGTGCCGCCGAAGAGCCGAGAGCTCAAGGTGGCAAGAAAGAATGTGCTGGACTCCAAGCCCACCACCCGACGCAGCATGGCCACTTTGGAAAGCGACAGTCTGTCG CCTCAGTTGCTTGagaggctgctggaggagattcAGAATCTGAAGGCCACAGTTTTATCTCAGGAGAAGAGAATCTGTGACTTGGAGAATAAACTCTCCCAGTACACCAACGGCACCGACTGA